A window of Vicia villosa cultivar HV-30 ecotype Madison, WI unplaced genomic scaffold, Vvil1.0 ctg.001170F_1_1_3, whole genome shotgun sequence genomic DNA:
aatttcaaattttgaaactGTATAGATAATCGtcattaatttaatcaataaataaatataaagtaacctttgttgttttttgttttgtttctcaGGTTTCTGAATTGTGATGGCTTCGATTGAAACCGTCAAGTGTTACTGTTGCGGCTTAACGGAGGAGTGTACAAAGCCGTACATTGATCGTGTTCGTGAGTGTTACCATGGCCGTTGGATTTGCGGTTTATGCGTCGAGGCTGTGAAAGAAGAAACGATGAAATCGCAGAAAGATATTAGCACTGATGAAGCGGTTAAGCGGCACATGAATTTCAGAGCTTTAACTTCGAGTCCTCCTGA
This region includes:
- the LOC131633743 gene encoding uncharacterized protein LOC131633743; the protein is MASIETVKCYCCGLTEECTKPYIDRVRECYHGRWICGLCVEAVKEETMKSQKDISTDEAVKRHMNFRALTSSPPEKSDIDLILAVKHLFFRSLDSPRKEGLSFGRSQRCFSTVNGGTTQGVKEGETS